From one Nycticebus coucang isolate mNycCou1 chromosome 14, mNycCou1.pri, whole genome shotgun sequence genomic stretch:
- the LOC128564791 gene encoding cytochrome c oxidase subunit 7B, mitochondrial-like, whose amino-acid sequence MFFLAKNALTCLQVQYIQQTMARASHQKRTPDFHDKYGNAVLASRATFCIAVWTYAVTQIGIEWNLSPVGRVTPKEWRDQ is encoded by the coding sequence ATGTTTTTCTTGGCCAAGAACGCACTAACTTGTCTCCAAGTTCAATACATTCAGCAAACAATGGCAAGGGCGAGCCACCAGAAACGAACACCTGATTTTCATGATAAATATGGTAATGCTGTATTAGCTAGTAGAGCCACTTTCTGTATTGCTGTATGGACATATGCAGTGACACAAATTGGAATAGAATGGAACCTGTCCCCTGTTGGCAGAGTCAccccaaaggaatggagagaTCAGTAA